Proteins encoded together in one Camelina sativa cultivar DH55 chromosome 9, Cs, whole genome shotgun sequence window:
- the LOC104714348 gene encoding gibberellin 3-beta-dioxygenase 4, protein MPPIAKEICIGNLGNLQTLPDSFTWELTSADSVIPPSSAAVKESIPVIDLSDPDHVTTNLIGNACHTWGAFQIANHGISQKLLDEIESLSKTLFDMPSEKKLETASSEKGVSGYGEPRISSFFEKKMWSEGFTIADGSYRNHFITLWPHDHINNCRIIEEYKDEMEKLANRLMSSILGSLGVTVDDIEWGQKPGNSGSKVGRGAIRLNHYPVCPEPERAMGLAAHTDTTILTILHQSNTGGLQVFREESGWVNVEPSPGILVVNIGDLFHILSNGKIPSVVHRAKVNHTRSRISIAYLWCGPAGDDVEIKPIPKIIGPVGQSLYRSVTWKEYLQIKYKVFDKAFDAIRTR, encoded by the exons CACATGGGAGCTCACCTCCGCGGACTCTGTTATTCCTCCCTCCTCCGCTGCAGTGAAAGAGTCCATTCCGGTTATCGACCTATCCGATCCTGATCACGTCACCACTAATCTGATAGGAAATGCGTGCCATACGTGGGGAGCGTTTCAGATAGCCAACCACGGGATTTCTCAGAAGCTCCTCGACGAAATTGAGTCTCTCTCGAAAACCCTTTTTGATATGCCGTCAGAGAAAAAGCTCGAGACTGCTTCCTCTGAGAAAGGAGTTAGTGGCTACGGAGAACCTCgaatctcttctttctttgagaAGAAGATGTGGTCTGAAGGGTTCACTATTGCCGATGGCTCTTACCGCAACCATTTCATTACTCTTTGGCCTCATGATCACATCAACAACTG CAGAATAATCGAAGAGTACAAGGACGAAATGGAAAAATTAGCGAATAGACTTATGTCTAGCATATTGGGCTCACTTGGTGTGACCGTGGACGACATAGAGTGGGGTCAGAAACCAGGGAACTCTGGATCAAAAGTGGGGCGAGGCGCCATACGGCTAAACCATTACCCGGTGTGTCCTGAACCAGAACGAGCCATGGGTCTAGCGGCTCATACAGACACCACAATCCTAACCATTCTGCACCAGAGCAACACGGGAGGGCTACAAGTGTTCAGGGAAGAGTCCGGTTGGGTTAACGTTGAGCCGAGTCCTGGTATTCTGGTGGTGAACATTGGCGATCTCTTTCACATCTTATCGAATGGGAAAATCCCAAGCGTGGTTCACCGAGCCAAAGTTAACCATACTCGGTCAAGGATTTCAATAGCGTATTTATGGTGTGGTCCAGCTGGTGATGATGTTGAAATCAAACCTATACCTAAGATCATCGGTCCGGTTGGACAATCTCTATACCGATCAGTTACTTGGAAGGAATATCTTCAAATAAAATACAAGGTTTTCGACAAGGCGTTCGACGCAATTAGGACTCGTTAA
- the LOC104714347 gene encoding probable 2-oxoglutarate-dependent dioxygenase AOP1 — protein MDSHEEQQCLPILDFSRDKLVPGTSHWITTRDKVRRAMEEQGWFVADFNGVTSDIREDLLTGMKEMYDLPYEIKIKNENHKVSHGYMSMVVENYRIHESLGIDYATEHQACKDFSKLLWPQGNDPFSETTHKYATALAELEQRVMRMLYESYGMDEKKHSASHSESTRYLLRMLSYRRQRNGEANTGFVSHTDKSFMSILHQNHVGGLQLKTMTDQWVRFKPSPTRFVVLSGMGLTAWSNDRIKACYHKVVMSADEIRYSLGFFSFHKGTIRTPEELVDDEHPLRYNPFEHDGLLRFYESYLNLKKSSEDLLQVYCGVNP, from the exons ATGGACTCACATGAGGAGCAACAATGCTTACCTATCCTCGACTTCTCCCGCGATAAGCTAGTGCCAGGCACGAGTCACTGGATCACGACCAGGGACAAAGTCAGAAGAGCAATGGAGGAGCAAGGTTGGTTTGTGGCAGATTTCAATGGCGTCACATCAGATATAAGGGAGGACTTGCTCACCGGGATGAAGGAGATGTATGATCTTCCGTACGAAATCAAGATCAAGAACGAGAACCACAAGGTCTCACACGGGTACATGTCTATGGTTGTTGAGAATTACCGGATCCACGAAAGCTTGGGGATAGATTATGCAACTGAGCACCAAGCTTGCAAAGACTTCTCTAAACTACTCTGGCCACAAGGAAACGATCCCTtcag TGAAACAACACATAAGTACGCAACAGCACTAGCCGAGTTAGAGCAGAGGGTGATGAGAATGTTGTACGAGAGCTACGGAATGGACGAGAAGAAGCACTCGGCGAGTCATTCGGAGTCAACTCGATACCTGTTGAGGATGCTGAGTTACCGGAGACAACGAAACGGTGAAGCAAACACTGGTTTTGTATCACATACTGATAAGAGTTTCATGAGTATCCTCCACCAGAACCACGTCGGTGGTCTCCAACTAAAAACCATGACCGATCAATGGGTCCGGTTTAAACCCTCGCCGACAAGATTCGTCGTTCTCTCCGGCATGGGTCTGACG GCGTGGAGTAACGATAGGATAAAGGCATGTTACCACAAGGTAGTGATGAGCGCTGATGAGATTCGTTActctttagggtttttctccTTCCACAAGGGCACGATTCGTACGCCGGAGGAGCTTGTCGACGACGAACATCCCCTCCGTTACAACCCTTTCGAGCACGACGGCCTCCTCCGCTTCTACGAGTCGTACCTCAACCTCAAGAAATCAAGCGAAGATCTCCTTCAAGTCTACTGCGGCGTCAACCCCTGA
- the LOC104714349 gene encoding molybdate transporter 2-like: METTTTPLLPGGDRNRCGWLRRRLRLKNPLSSELSGAVGDLGTFIPIVLTLTLVSNLDLSATLIFTGFYNIATGLLFDIPMPVQPMKSIAAVAVSESPHLTPSQIAAAGASTAATLLLLGATGAMSFLYNLIPLPVVRGVQLSQGLQFAFTAIKYVRFNYDTATLKPSSSPRTWLGLDGLILALAALLFIILSTGSGSDRDAEEGGDLAAETSSNERSQSRRRRLRLLSSIPSALVVFIIGLVLCFIRDPSIFKDLKFGPSKFHILRITWDDWKIGFVRAAIPQIPLSVLNSVIAVCKLSSDLFDKELSATTVSVSVGVMNLIGCWFGAMPVCHGAGGLAGQYRFGARSGLSVVFLGIGKLIVGLVFGNSFVRILSQFPIGILGVLLLFAGIELAMASKDMNTKEESFIMLVCAAVSMTGSSAALGFGCGVVLYLLLKLRTLDSSSVTPFSRSTDGSQVDSEAAPRSV; the protein is encoded by the coding sequence ATGGAGACAACTACCACCCCTCTGCTACCCGGCGGTGATCGCAACCGATGCGGGTGGCTCCGCCGTCGTCTCCGTCTCAAAAACCCTCTTTCTTCTGAACTCTCCGGCGCTGTCGGTGATTTGGGTACCTTCATCCCCATCGTCCTAACACTAACTTTAGTCTCCAATCTCGATCTCTCAGCCACTCTCATCTTCACTGGATTCTACAACATCGCCACCGGTCTCCTCTTCGACATCCCTATGCCCGTCCAGCCCATGAAATCCATCGCCGCCGTCGCCGTTTCAGAGTCCCCACATCTCACCCCTTCTCAGATCGCCGCCGCTGGAGCTTCCACTGCTGCCACGCTTCTCCTTCTCGGGGCCACTGGAGCCATGTCTTTCCTCTACAACCTGATCCCTCTCCCAGTCGTACGCGGCGTCCAGCTTTCTCAGGGTCTTCAGTTCGCCTTCACCGCTATCAAATACGTCAGGTTTAATTACGACACTGCCACTCTCAAGCCCTCTTCTTCTCCGCGTACTTGGCTCGGCCTCGACGGCCTTATCTTGGCTCTAGCTGCTCTGCTCTTCATCATTTTGTCCACTGGCTCTGGCAGCGATAGAGATGCCGAAGAAGGTGGAGACTTGGCCGCAGAGACTTCTAGCAACGAAAGAAGCCAGTCTCGCCGGAGGAGACTGCGGCTTCTGTCTTCGATTCCATCAGCGCTCGTAGTGTTCATAATCGGGTTGGTGCTCTGTTTCATACGCGATCCGTCCATTTTCAAAGACCTTAAATTCGGCCCGTCCAAGTTCCATATTCTGAGAATTACTTGGGATGATTGGAAGATCGGGTTCGTAAGAGCGGCGATTCCTCAGATTCCACTGTCTGTTCTCAACTCAGTGATTGCCGTTTGCAAATTATCCAGTGACTTGTTTGACAAGGAACTCTCTGCCACTACAGTCTCTGTCAGCGTTGGGGTGATGAATTTAATCGGCTGCTGGTTCGGTGCTATGCCTGTTTGTCACGGTGCTGGCGGGTTAGCAGGGCAGTACCGGTTCGGTGCAAGGAGTGGGTTGTCCGTTGTCTTTCTTGGGATAGGGAAACTGATTGTGGGACTCGTGTTTGGAAACTCGTTTGTAAGGATTCTGAGCCAGTTTCCGATTGGAATTCTTGGGGTTCTGTTGTTATTTGCGGGGATTGAATTGGCAATGGCTTCTAAAGACATGAACACAAAAGAAGAATCCTTCATCATGTTGGTATGCGCCGCTGTGTCTATGACCGGCTCGAGTGCCGCCTTAGGGTTTGGGTGTGGAGTTGTTCTTTACTTGTTACTCAAGCTAAGAACGTTAGACTCTTCTTCGGTTACTCCGTTTTCCCGGTCGACTGATGGATCGCAGGTTGATTCTGAAGCTGCTCCTCGTTCGGTCTAA
- the LOC104714351 gene encoding ADP,ATP carrier protein 1, chloroplastic-like isoform X1 → MEAAIQTRGLLSLPTKPIGVRRSLLQPSHGLKQRLFAAKPRNLPGLSLSFQGHKKFQTFEPTLHGISISHKERSTEFICKAEAAAAGEGDSVAASPKIFGVEVTTLKKIIPLGLMFFCILFNYTILRDTKDVLVVTAKGSSAEIIPFLKTWVNLPMAIGFMLLYTKLSNVLSKKALFYTVIIPFIVYFGAFGFVMYPLSNYIHPEALADKLLATLGPRFMGPLAILRIWSFCLFYVMAELWGSVVISVLFWGFANQITTVDEAKKFYPLFGLGANVALIFSGRTVKYFSNLRKNLGPGVDGWAVSLKAMMSIVVGMGLAICFLYWWVNRYVPLPTRSKKKKDKPKMGTMESLKFLVSSPYIRDLATLVVAYGISINLVEVTWKSKLKAQFPSPNEYSAFMGDFSTCTGIATFTMMLLSQYVFDKYGWGVAAKITPTVLLLTGVAFFSLILFGGPFAPLVAKLGMTPLLAAVYVGALQNIFSKSAKYSLFDPCKEMAYIPLDEDTKVKGKAAIDVVCNPLGKSGGALIQQFMILSFGSLANSTPYLGMILLVIVTAWLAAAKSLEGQFNSLRSEEELEKEMERASTVKIPVVSQDESENGSLGESPSNSPEESAPTNNM, encoded by the exons atggAGGCTGCGATACAAACCAGAGGTCTTCTCTCCTTACCCACCAAACCCATCGGAGTGAGAAGAAGCCTTCTCCAGCCTTCCCATGGGTTAAAGCAGAGACTTTTCGCCGCTAAGCCAAGAAACCTACCTGGGTTGTCTCTATCCTTTCAAGGGCACAAGAAATTTCAAACCTTTGAGCCAACCCTTCACGGGATTTCGATTTCCCACAAAGAGAGAAGCACCGAGTTCATATGCAAGGCGGAGGCCGCGGCCGCCGGAGAAGGCGATTCCGTTGCAGCGTCGCCGAAGATTTTCGGTGTGGAGGTTACAACCTTGAAAAAGATTATACCTTTAGGGTTGATGTTCTTTTGTATTCTGTTCAATTACACAATCCTAAGGGACACAAAGGACGTCTTGGTGGTGACGGCGAAAGGGAGTTCTGCTGAGATTATACCTTTCTTGAAGACGTGGGTGAATCTTCCTATGGCCATTGGGTTTATGCTTCTCTACACCAAACTCTCCAATGTACTCTCCAAGAAGGCTCTGTTTTACACCGTTATTATTCCTTTCATCGTCTACTTTGGGGCCTTTGGTTTCGTGATGTACCCTCTCAGCAACTATATTCACCCGGAAGCTCTCGCAGATAAGCTTCTTGCAACTCTCGGCCCACGATTCATGGGTCCTCTTGCCATCTTGCGGATTTGGAGtttctgtttgttttatgtCATGGCTGAGCTTTGGGGTAGTGTGGTGATCTCAGTTCTCTTTTGGGGCTTTGCTAATCAG ATCACAACAGTGGATGAAGCCAAGAAGTTTTACCCTTTGTTCGGACTTGGAGCCAATGTTGCGCTGATTTTCTCAGGAAGAACCGTGAAATACTTCTCTAACTTGAGAAAGAATCTTGGTCCTGGAGTTGACGGCTGGGCTGTTTCGTTGAAAGCCATGATGAGCATTGTGGTTGGAATGGGACTCGCCATCTGTTTCCTCTATTGGTGGGTCAATAGATACGTTCCTCTTCCAACCCgtagcaagaagaagaag GACAAACCAAAGATGGGAACGATGGAAAGCTTGAAGTTCTTGGTCTCATCTCCATACATTAGGGATCTTGCAACTTTAGTGGTGGCATATGGTATTAGTATCAACCTTGTGGAAGTCACATGGAAATCAAAGCTTAAAGCTCAG TTCCCTAGCCCGAACGAGTACTCAGCATTTATGGGAGACTTCTCAACCTGCACGGGTATTGCAACATTCACAATGATGCTTCTCAGCCAATACGTATTTGATAAGTATGGTTGGGGAGTAGCTGCAAAGATCACCCCAACTGTTCTGCTATTGACCGGTGTTGCGTTCTTCTCTCTGATATTGTTTGGGGGACCATTCGCACCACTTGTTGCCAAGCTTGGTATGACACCACTACTCGCAGCTGTGTATGTTGGTGCCCTTCAGAATATCTTCAGTAAGAGTGCCAAGTACAGCTTGTTTGATCCTTGCAAAGAGATGGCCTATATCCCGTTGGATGAGGACACCAag GTTAAAGGGAAGGCTGCAATTGACGTGGTCTGCAACCCATTAGGAAAATCAGGAGGAGCTTTAATCCAGCAGTTCATGATCTTATCCTTTGGATCACTAGCGAATTCAACGCCATATCTAGGAATGATCTTGTTGGTTATAGTGACTGCATGGTTAGCTGCGGCTAAGTCGCTGGAGGGACAGTTCAACAGCTTGCGGTCAGAAGAAGAGCTTGAGAAGGAAATGGAGAGAGCTTCAACAGTGAAGATCCCTGTTGTGTCTCAAGACGAAAGCGAGAATGGTTCCCTAGGAGAATCTCCAAGCAATTCGCCAGAGGAGTCAGCTCCCACCAACAACATGTAG
- the LOC104714351 gene encoding ADP,ATP carrier protein 1, chloroplastic-like isoform X2 produces MEAAIQTRGLLSLPTKPIGVRRSLLQPSHGLKQRLFAAKPRNLPGLSLSFQGHKKFQTFEPTLHGISISHKERSTEFICKAEAAAAGEGDSVAASPKIFGVEVTTLKKIIPLGLMFFCILFNYTILRDTKDVLVVTAKGSSAEIIPFLKTWVNLPMAIGFMLLYTKLSNVLSKKALFYTVIIPFIVYFGAFGFVMYPLSNYIHPEALADKLLATLGPRFMGPLAILRIWSFCLFYVMAELWGSVVISVLFWGFANQITTVDEAKKFYPLFGLGANVALIFSGRTVKYFSNLRKNLGPGVDGWAVSLKAMMSIVVGMGLAICFLYWWVNRYVPLPTRSKKKKDKPKMGTMESLKFLVSSPYIRDLATLVVAYGISINLVEVTWKSKLKAQFPSPNEYSAFMGDFSTCTGIATFTMMLLSQYVFDKYGWGVAAKITPTVLLLTGVAFFSLILFGGPFAPLVAKLGMTPLLAAVYVGALQNIFSKSAKYSLFDPCKEMAYIPLDEDTKVKGKAAIDVVCNPLGKSGGALIQQFMILSFGSLANSTPYLGMILLVIVTAWLAAAKSLEGQFNSLRSEEELEKEMERASTVKIPVVSQDESENGSLGESPSNSPEESAPTNNM; encoded by the exons atggAGGCTGCGATACAAACCAGAGGTCTTCTCTCCTTACCCACCAAACCCATCGGAGTGAGAAGAAGCCTTCTCCAGCCTTCCCATGGGTTAAAGCAGAGACTTTTCGCCGCTAAGCCAAGAAACCTACCTGGGTTGTCTCTATCCTTTCAAGGGCACAAGAAATTTCAAACCTTTGAGCCAACCCTTCACGGGATTTCGATTTCCCACAAAGAGAGAAGCACCGAGTTCATATGCAAGGCGGAGGCCGCGGCCGCCGGAGAAGGCGATTCCGTTGCAGCGTCGCCGAAGATTTTCGGTGTGGAGGTTACAACCTTGAAAAAGATTATACCTTTAGGGTTGATGTTCTTTTGTATTCTGTTCAATTACACAATCCTAAGGGACACAAAGGACGTCTTG GTGGTGACGGCGAAAGGGAGTTCTGCTGAGATTATACCTTTCTTGAAGACGTGGGTGAATCTTCCTATGGCCATTGGGTTTATGCTCCTCTACACCAAACTCTCCAATGTACTCTCCAAGAAGGCTCTGTTTTACACCGTTATTATTCCTTTCATCGTCTACTTTGGGGCCTTTGGTTTCGTGATGTACCCTCTCAGCAACTATATTCACCCGGAAGCTCTCGCAGATAAGCTTCTTGCAACTCTCGGCCCACGATTCATGGGTCCTCTTGCCATCTTGCGGATTTGGAGtttctgtttgttttatgtCATGGCTGAGCTTTGGGGTAGTGTGGTGATCTCAGTTCTCTTTTGGGGCTTTGCTAATCAG ATCACAACAGTGGATGAAGCCAAGAAGTTTTACCCTTTGTTCGGACTTGGAGCCAATGTTGCGCTGATTTTCTCAGGAAGAACCGTGAAATACTTCTCTAACTTGAGAAAGAATCTTGGTCCTGGAGTTGACGGCTGGGCTGTTTCGTTGAAAGCCATGATGAGCATTGTGGTTGGAATGGGACTCGCCATCTGTTTCCTCTATTGGTGGGTCAATAGATACGTTCCTCTTCCAACCCgtagcaagaagaagaag GACAAACCAAAGATGGGAACGATGGAAAGCTTGAAGTTCTTGGTCTCATCTCCATACATTAGGGATCTTGCAACTTTAGTGGTGGCATATGGTATTAGTATCAACCTTGTGGAAGTCACATGGAAATCAAAGCTTAAAGCTCAG TTCCCTAGCCCGAACGAGTACTCAGCATTTATGGGAGACTTCTCAACCTGCACGGGTATTGCAACATTCACAATGATGCTTCTCAGCCAATACGTATTTGATAAGTATGGTTGGGGAGTAGCTGCAAAGATCACCCCAACTGTTCTGCTATTGACCGGTGTTGCGTTCTTCTCTCTGATATTGTTTGGGGGACCATTCGCACCACTTGTTGCCAAGCTTGGTATGACACCACTACTCGCAGCTGTGTATGTTGGTGCCCTTCAGAATATCTTCAGTAAGAGTGCCAAGTACAGCTTGTTTGATCCTTGCAAAGAGATGGCCTATATCCCGTTGGATGAGGACACCAag GTTAAAGGGAAGGCTGCAATTGACGTGGTCTGCAACCCATTAGGAAAATCAGGAGGAGCTTTAATCCAGCAGTTCATGATCTTATCCTTTGGATCACTAGCGAATTCAACGCCATATCTAGGAATGATCTTGTTGGTTATAGTGACTGCATGGTTAGCTGCGGCTAAGTCGCTGGAGGGACAGTTCAACAGCTTGCGGTCAGAAGAAGAGCTTGAGAAGGAAATGGAGAGAGCTTCAACAGTGAAGATCCCTGTTGTGTCTCAAGACGAAAGCGAGAATGGTTCCCTAGGAGAATCTCCAAGCAATTCGCCAGAGGAGTCAGCTCCCACCAACAACATGTAG
- the LOC104714351 gene encoding ADP,ATP carrier protein 1, chloroplastic-like isoform X3 → MAIGFMLLYTKLSNVLSKKALFYTVIIPFIVYFGAFGFVMYPLSNYIHPEALADKLLATLGPRFMGPLAILRIWSFCLFYVMAELWGSVVISVLFWGFANQITTVDEAKKFYPLFGLGANVALIFSGRTVKYFSNLRKNLGPGVDGWAVSLKAMMSIVVGMGLAICFLYWWVNRYVPLPTRSKKKKDKPKMGTMESLKFLVSSPYIRDLATLVVAYGISINLVEVTWKSKLKAQFPSPNEYSAFMGDFSTCTGIATFTMMLLSQYVFDKYGWGVAAKITPTVLLLTGVAFFSLILFGGPFAPLVAKLGMTPLLAAVYVGALQNIFSKSAKYSLFDPCKEMAYIPLDEDTKVKGKAAIDVVCNPLGKSGGALIQQFMILSFGSLANSTPYLGMILLVIVTAWLAAAKSLEGQFNSLRSEEELEKEMERASTVKIPVVSQDESENGSLGESPSNSPEESAPTNNM, encoded by the exons ATGGCCATTGGGTTTATGCTCCTCTACACCAAACTCTCCAATGTACTCTCCAAGAAGGCTCTGTTTTACACCGTTATTATTCCTTTCATCGTCTACTTTGGGGCCTTTGGTTTCGTGATGTACCCTCTCAGCAACTATATTCACCCGGAAGCTCTCGCAGATAAGCTTCTTGCAACTCTCGGCCCACGATTCATGGGTCCTCTTGCCATCTTGCGGATTTGGAGtttctgtttgttttatgtCATGGCTGAGCTTTGGGGTAGTGTGGTGATCTCAGTTCTCTTTTGGGGCTTTGCTAATCAG ATCACAACAGTGGATGAAGCCAAGAAGTTTTACCCTTTGTTCGGACTTGGAGCCAATGTTGCGCTGATTTTCTCAGGAAGAACCGTGAAATACTTCTCTAACTTGAGAAAGAATCTTGGTCCTGGAGTTGACGGCTGGGCTGTTTCGTTGAAAGCCATGATGAGCATTGTGGTTGGAATGGGACTCGCCATCTGTTTCCTCTATTGGTGGGTCAATAGATACGTTCCTCTTCCAACCCgtagcaagaagaagaag GACAAACCAAAGATGGGAACGATGGAAAGCTTGAAGTTCTTGGTCTCATCTCCATACATTAGGGATCTTGCAACTTTAGTGGTGGCATATGGTATTAGTATCAACCTTGTGGAAGTCACATGGAAATCAAAGCTTAAAGCTCAG TTCCCTAGCCCGAACGAGTACTCAGCATTTATGGGAGACTTCTCAACCTGCACGGGTATTGCAACATTCACAATGATGCTTCTCAGCCAATACGTATTTGATAAGTATGGTTGGGGAGTAGCTGCAAAGATCACCCCAACTGTTCTGCTATTGACCGGTGTTGCGTTCTTCTCTCTGATATTGTTTGGGGGACCATTCGCACCACTTGTTGCCAAGCTTGGTATGACACCACTACTCGCAGCTGTGTATGTTGGTGCCCTTCAGAATATCTTCAGTAAGAGTGCCAAGTACAGCTTGTTTGATCCTTGCAAAGAGATGGCCTATATCCCGTTGGATGAGGACACCAag GTTAAAGGGAAGGCTGCAATTGACGTGGTCTGCAACCCATTAGGAAAATCAGGAGGAGCTTTAATCCAGCAGTTCATGATCTTATCCTTTGGATCACTAGCGAATTCAACGCCATATCTAGGAATGATCTTGTTGGTTATAGTGACTGCATGGTTAGCTGCGGCTAAGTCGCTGGAGGGACAGTTCAACAGCTTGCGGTCAGAAGAAGAGCTTGAGAAGGAAATGGAGAGAGCTTCAACAGTGAAGATCCCTGTTGTGTCTCAAGACGAAAGCGAGAATGGTTCCCTAGGAGAATCTCCAAGCAATTCGCCAGAGGAGTCAGCTCCCACCAACAACATGTAG